The Syntrophotalea acetylenivorans genome contains the following window.
GGCCGACCTGTTCGGGGTGGCGATGGTCGAAGAGGGGGTGGAATTACGCCGGGTTGGAGTCAATCGCCCGATCCTGGTGCTGGGTGGAGTTTATCCAGGCCAGGAGCCGGATATACTGGCCAATCAACTGGTGCCAGTGATTTTCGATCTGGAGACCGCGTACCGTCTCAACACCCTTGCTTTGGCCGAAGGCCGGAAACTTTCCTACCATCTCAAGGTCGATAGCGGCATGGGGAGGCTCGGTTTTCGTGCTGAGGAATTACCGGCAACCCTGACGGCATTGGCCGCGTTACCGGGATTGGCTATGGATGGTCTGATCTCCCACCTTGCCGTGGCGGACGACCCGACCCATCCCTTAACAGCTGAGCAGGTCCGTCTGTTTCGCGAGGCCCTTCGCCTGGTCCGCGCAGCCGGTTTTACTCCCAGGCACATTCATCTTAGCAACAGTGCCGCTCTGTTTTCCCAACAGTTCCCCGAGTGTAACCTGGTGCGGCCTGGTATCGTACTTTATGGTGGTCTTCCCGCTCCTGATTTTGCCGGGCGCCTCGACTTGCAGTCGGTGATGAGCTTTCGCACTGCGGTGGCCCAGCTTAAAGACATTCCGGCAGGAACCGGGGTTTCTTACGGTCACCGTTTCATCGCCGAACGCCCCACGAGGTTGGCGGCGATTCCGGTCGGCTATGCCGACGGCTACAGCAGGCATTTATCCAATGTGGGCGAAGTACTGATTCGCGGCCAGCGGGCGCCGGTGGCGGGGACTGTTTGCATGGACTGGACCTTGATCGACGTCACCGATATACCATGCGTTGAGGTTGGCGACGAGGTTACCCTGCTTGGGCGAGACAACGGCCAGGTGATTACTGCTGAAGAGTGGGCGCAACGGATTGATACCATCAATTATGAGGTCTTCTGCCAGATCAGTAAACGGGTGCCGCGGGTTTATCTGGGTGGTTGAAGTATAAAACACGTGCAAAGTGGGTTTTGTCCGGTTAGCAACTTGCCTTTTGAGATTGCTAATAGAAATGCTTAACCGCGGGGTTGCGTCCCCGCGCGACGCCTTACTCTTTTTGTTGCGCGGCAAAAGAGTAAGCAGAAAAGCGCGCCCCGGCTCCTGGTCCTGCGGGTCCCCTGCGCTTCGCAGACGTTTTGCGGGCGGAAAAAAACTCGCTGGCGCTCAAACAGTTTTCCCGCCTGTTTCGCAAAACGCCCACTTCGCTCCGGCGGCGTCACAGGGGAGGGAAGGGCAAAGAGAAGTAAGACGCCCGGCCGGACGGAACTGGCCGATTTATTCCAGTTTAGATCCAAAGAGGGGCAGTGCTGTGACAGATAAAGAGACATTATTGGCCCTCGATCTGGGCACCACCACCCTGGCCGGCCGACTCATCGACCGCCGTGGGCAAGTGATAGCCGAAGCGACCCTGCGCAATCCCCAGGCCTCGTTGGGGGCGGACATCGTTAGCCGGCTGGAACTGGCCTTGAAGGGGCAGGGAAAGCAGCTGCAAAAGCTGTTGGTTGAAGGTTTGGAACGCCTGATTGGCGAGTTGCTGCGGGCTGCCGGCGTGAACCGTGAGGACATCAGTTCCGCTGCTGCGGCGGGAAACGCCGGCATCAGTGTGCTGCTGCGATGCCTTCCGGTGGATAAAATCCTTTTCCCTCCCCATCGGCCGGAACAAAAGCAGGGACTGTATCTCTCGCCGGATCAGCTCGGCCTTGACCTTCCGGTGCCCCTCTACCTCTTCCCCCTGGTCACCGGCTATGTCGGCGGCGACCTTGTCGCTTTTCTGTTGGATCAGGCTCCTTACCGCAACAATACCCTCTATCTCGATATTGGAACCAATGGTGAATTGGCCCTGCATTCAAATGGACAATGGTGGACCACCTCGGTAGCTGCCGGCCCGGCCTTTGAGGGTGAAGGGATCGGCTGTGGCATGGCCGCCGCAGCGGGAGCCGTCAGTGGTGTCACTCTGGACGGCGACCGTCTGCGCCTTGAGGTCATCGGTGGAGGCGTGCCTCGCGGGCTTTGCGGCAGCGGACTTGCCGAGACGGTTGCGGCGGCTCTGGAGGGCGGGCTGATCGACAGTCATGGTACTTTTGCCGACCCTTTGCAGGTGTCGAGCAATCTGGCCCGTTACTTGGACGGCGGGGAAGGCGAACGCTGCTTGCGGCTCTATAGGGATGCTACCGTCGATCTCTGCCTGACCCAGGAAGACCTGCGCACCTTTCAACTGGCCAAGGGCGCGATCCGGGCCGGGGTCGATTGTCTGCTGGCCAGAGCCGGGCTGGCCGCCGACTCTGTGGAGGAGGTTGTTGTGACCGGCGCCTTCGGCTTTTCCCTGGCGTCCCGTATACTGAAAAGGGTTGCCATGTTGCCGGAAAACATGATAGATAGGGTACGCTTCGCCGAGGCTGGTGTGCTGGCGGGTTGCTGCCGCTTCCTGCTCGATGAGGCGGGGTCTGAGAAGGCCCAGCGACTGGCCGATGCGCTGACTCCCTATCCGCTGTCCGGAACACCGGCTTTTGAAAAAGCCTTTTTAAGTGCCCTCGATTTCTAAAAAACCGCCTGCTGACGGTTTTTTTTATTTTTTGCAGACCGTGCGGCTCTTCTGCGTTCTTTAGCAGGGGAACTGCTAGAAATATTTTTGTATCAATGCAGGAAAGGACCTTGCTATGGCCGTCATCAAACGCGCCCTTATCAGTGTTTCGGATAAAACCGGAATTGTCGACTTCGCCAAACAACTCAGTACCTTTGGCGTAGCCATTCTCTCCACCGGCGGCACCGCTGCCCTGCTGCGCAAGGAAGGGTTGCAGGTACAGGACGTCTCCGACTACACCGGCTTTCCGGAAATGCTCGACGGCCGGGTTAAAACCCTGCACCCCAAGGTTCATGGAGGCCTGCTGGGAATGCGGGACAATCCTGCCCATGTGGCCAAAATGACTGAGCATGGCATCGAACCCATCGACATGGTCGTGGTTAATCTCTATCCTTTTGAGGCCACGGTAGCCAAAAAGGACTGCAGCCTGGAAGATGCTATTGAAAATATCGACATCGGTGGCCCGACCATGCTGCGCAGCGCGGCCAAGAATAATCGGGACGTAACCGTGGTCGTTGATCCGGCAGATTATTCGGTGGTACTGGCAGAGATGGGAGACAACGCCGGAAATGTTTCGGCAGAAACCAATTTCAACCTGGCGGTCAAAGTCTATCAGCGCACCGCGGCCTACGATGCGGCCATCAGCAACTGGCTCGGCAAGCGTCTCGGTGAAGAAGAAACGACTTTCCCTGCGACCCTGACCGTACAGTACAAAAAAGCTCAGGAGATGCGCTACGGCGAGAACCCCCATCAGCAGGCGGCTTTCTTCGTCGAGGCCGAAGGTCAGGAAGCTTCTATCTCCACCGCCCGTCAGCTGCAGGGCAAGGCTTTGTCTTATAACAATATTGCCGATACCGATGCCGCACTGGAATGTGTCAAGCAATTCGATGAGGGGCCGGCCTGCGTTATCGTCAAGCATGCTAATCCCTGTGGTGTGGCAATCGGTGAGAATTTGCTCGAAGCCTATGAACGTGCCTTTTCCACGGATCCCGAATCGGCCTTCGGCGGTATCGTGGCCTTTAACCGTGGCCTCGACGCAACCACCGCCCAGGCGATTATCGATCGCCAGTTCGTCGAGGTAATCATTGCCCCGGCCGTGACCAAAGAAGCGGCTGCTGCGGTTGCTGCCAAAAAGAATGTCCGTCTTCTCGAGTGCGGCTTCTGGCCCGAAACTCCGGCGGATCGTCTTGATTTCAAACGAGTCAACGGTGGTCTCCTGGTGCAGGATGCCGATCTGTTGCTGACGAATGAACTTAAGGTGGTGACCAAGCGCAAGCCGACGGACAAAGAGATGCAGGATCTTCTCTTTACCTGGCGGGTCGCCAAGTTCGTCAAGTCGAATGCTATTATCTACGGCAAGGACGGCATGACTATCGGCGTTGGAGCCGGTCAGATGAGCCGGGTCAACTCGGCACGTATTGCGGCCATCAAGGCGGAACACGCCGGCCTGGAAGTAGAAGGCTCAGCTATGGCTTCCGATGCTTTCTTCCCCTTCCGCGATGGCATCGACAATGCTGCTGCTGCCGGTATCACTGCAGTGATTCAGCCGGGCGGTTCGATTCGTGACGAAGAAGTAATCGCTGCGGCCGACGAAGCCGGAATAGCCATGGTCTTTACCAGCATGCGGCATTTCAAGCACTAATGGCGTCGATGGCGTCGCAAAAATTCCGCCCTACTGCGTTACGGTGGTTTTTCAGGATCTCGACATACTGATGTATGCCTTCGTCCCTGAAAAACCACCAGGCCTTGTAGGACGAAATTTTTGCTTAGCCATCTGGCTGCGAATTTGTGAGCCCATTTGGCATCGACATGAGGGACGAAATCCCACGGTGTTCGGGCTTTCAATGTAGCGTTTTGGAGCTATTCAGGTCGCTGGTCGAAAGAAGCGGCTAGAAAGGGATAATCGATATGAACGTTCT
Protein-coding sequences here:
- the alr gene encoding alanine racemase, encoding MHHCQGHRPTYVEIDLAALQHNFRQARHQAGDGCALLAVVKADAYGHGADRIAPALQQAGADLFGVAMVEEGVELRRVGVNRPILVLGGVYPGQEPDILANQLVPVIFDLETAYRLNTLALAEGRKLSYHLKVDSGMGRLGFRAEELPATLTALAALPGLAMDGLISHLAVADDPTHPLTAEQVRLFREALRLVRAAGFTPRHIHLSNSAALFSQQFPECNLVRPGIVLYGGLPAPDFAGRLDLQSVMSFRTAVAQLKDIPAGTGVSYGHRFIAERPTRLAAIPVGYADGYSRHLSNVGEVLIRGQRAPVAGTVCMDWTLIDVTDIPCVEVGDEVTLLGRDNGQVITAEEWAQRIDTINYEVFCQISKRVPRVYLGG
- a CDS encoding ASKHA domain-containing protein, which produces MTDKETLLALDLGTTTLAGRLIDRRGQVIAEATLRNPQASLGADIVSRLELALKGQGKQLQKLLVEGLERLIGELLRAAGVNREDISSAAAAGNAGISVLLRCLPVDKILFPPHRPEQKQGLYLSPDQLGLDLPVPLYLFPLVTGYVGGDLVAFLLDQAPYRNNTLYLDIGTNGELALHSNGQWWTTSVAAGPAFEGEGIGCGMAAAAGAVSGVTLDGDRLRLEVIGGGVPRGLCGSGLAETVAAALEGGLIDSHGTFADPLQVSSNLARYLDGGEGERCLRLYRDATVDLCLTQEDLRTFQLAKGAIRAGVDCLLARAGLAADSVEEVVVTGAFGFSLASRILKRVAMLPENMIDRVRFAEAGVLAGCCRFLLDEAGSEKAQRLADALTPYPLSGTPAFEKAFLSALDF
- the purH gene encoding bifunctional phosphoribosylaminoimidazolecarboxamide formyltransferase/IMP cyclohydrolase, with translation MAVIKRALISVSDKTGIVDFAKQLSTFGVAILSTGGTAALLRKEGLQVQDVSDYTGFPEMLDGRVKTLHPKVHGGLLGMRDNPAHVAKMTEHGIEPIDMVVVNLYPFEATVAKKDCSLEDAIENIDIGGPTMLRSAAKNNRDVTVVVDPADYSVVLAEMGDNAGNVSAETNFNLAVKVYQRTAAYDAAISNWLGKRLGEEETTFPATLTVQYKKAQEMRYGENPHQQAAFFVEAEGQEASISTARQLQGKALSYNNIADTDAALECVKQFDEGPACVIVKHANPCGVAIGENLLEAYERAFSTDPESAFGGIVAFNRGLDATTAQAIIDRQFVEVIIAPAVTKEAAAAVAAKKNVRLLECGFWPETPADRLDFKRVNGGLLVQDADLLLTNELKVVTKRKPTDKEMQDLLFTWRVAKFVKSNAIIYGKDGMTIGVGAGQMSRVNSARIAAIKAEHAGLEVEGSAMASDAFFPFRDGIDNAAAAGITAVIQPGGSIRDEEVIAAADEAGIAMVFTSMRHFKH